The following proteins come from a genomic window of Chaetodon auriga isolate fChaAug3 chromosome 16, fChaAug3.hap1, whole genome shotgun sequence:
- the tufm gene encoding elongation factor Tu, mitochondrial has protein sequence MAALVGLRACFSALQLSSPSLVRSSFKLCPVPLSRRTFAAEAKKTYNRDKPHVNVGTIGHVDHGKTTLTAAITKVLSGAGGGSYKKYEDIDNAPEEKARGITINASHVEYTTANRHYAHTDCPGHADYVKNMITGTAQMDGCILVVAATDGQMPQTREHLLLARQIGVEHVVVFINKADAVEDKEMLELVEIEIRELLTEFGYDGENTPVVIGSALCALENREPELGVNAVMKLLEVVDSYVPLPKRELEKPFLLPIEGVYSIPGRGTVVSGTLERGVIKKGDDSEFVGHNRAFKSVVTGIEMFHKSLDRAEAGDNMGALIRGLKREEVRRGMVMCKPGSIKPHQKVKAQVYILSKEEGGRHKPFVSNFMPVMFSLTWDMACRVTLPEDKEMVMPGEDTSLTLTLRQPMVLEKGQRFTLRDGNRTIGTGLVTDILTFTDEDQTNWG, from the exons cccTTCAGCTTTCTTCACCAAGCCTCGTGCGCAGCTCCTTCAAACTG TGCCCTGTGCCTCTAAGTAGGCGGACCTTTGCTGCAGAGGCTAAGAAGACATACAACAGAGACAAACCCCATGTGAATGTCGGAACAATTGGACATGTTGATCATGGCAAGACAACCCTGACTGCAGCCATCACGAAAG TTCTCTCTGGCGCTGGTGGTGGCAGCTATAAAAAGTATGAGGACATTGACAATGCCCCCGAGGAGAAGGCCAGAGGAATCACCATCAATGCCTCTCATGTAGAATACACCACAGCCAACAGACATTATGCTCACACAGACTGTCCTGGGCATGCTGATTATGTCAAG aaCATGATTACTGGTACAGCTCAGATGGATGGCTGCATCCTTGTCGTGGCGGCTACTGACGGCCAGATGCCTCAGACAAGAGAGCACCTCCTCTTGGCCCGGCAGATAGGTGTCGAGCATGTGGTGGTTTTCATCAACAAGGCAGACGCAGTGGAAGATAAGGAGATGCTGGAGCTGGTTGAGATCGAGATTCGCGAACTGCTCACAGAGTTTGGCTATGATGGCGAGAACACACCTGTTGTGATAGGCTCAGCCCTCTGCGCCCTGGAG aacAGAGAGCCAGAGCTTGGGGTGAATGCAGTGATGAAACTGCTGGAGGTTGTGGATTCTTATGTTCCTCTTCCCAAAAGAGAGCTGGAAAAACCTTTCCTTCTGCCCATTGAAGGGGTTTATTCCATCCCAg GCAGGGGTACGGTGGTGTCGGGCACTTTGGAGAGGGGTGTCATCAAGAAAGGAGATGACAGTGAGTTTGTGGGCCATAATCGTGCCTTCAAGTCAGTGGTTACAg GTATCGAGATGTTCCACAAGTCTCTGGATcgggcagaggcaggagataACATGGGCGCTCTGATCCGAGGACtaaagagagaggaagtgaggagaGGGATGGTGATGTGCAAACCAGGATCCATAAAGCCTCACCAGAAAGTCAAAGCCCAG GTGTATATTCTGAGtaaggaggagggaggcagacacAAACCTTTTGTCTCCAACTTCATGCCCGTCATGTTCTCTCTGACCTGGGACATGGCCTGCAGAGTCACTCTGCCCGAggacaag GAAATGGTGATGCCAGGAGAGGACACCTCCTTGACGCTGACGCTCCGCCAGCCAATGGTTCTCGAAAAAGGCCAGAGGTTCACTCTGAGAGACGGAAACAGAACCATCGGCACTGGACTGGTGACAGACATCCTGACGTTTACAGATGAAGACCAGACTAACTGGGGCTGA